One Edaphobacter bradus DNA window includes the following coding sequences:
- a CDS encoding 2-isopropylmalate synthase, with protein sequence MLEPNQIVFFDTTLRDGEQSPGCTMHHDEKLRLAHQLRDLGVDIIEAGFAIASEGDFHAVQTIAREVKGTRIASLARCKREDIEAAGRAVQPAASNRVHVFLASSDLHLEAKLKITREQALDQTAESVRFARTFVDDVEFSTEDGTRTDPEFLVKMITVAVQAGASTINIPDTVGYTTPAEYEAIFRMVKQRVPGIENVVLSAHCHDDLGMAVANSLAAIQGGARQVECTITGIGERAGNAALEEIAAAIMVRRDRFPYTHHIKMDQLYPTSKLLAEFISFGVSPNKAVVGANAFAHESGIHQHGVLANPLTYEIMTPESVGVAHTNLVLGKHSGRRALADRLEKLGYGLTREQLDDVYHRFTELADRKKAIYDQDILGLLQPNKSIPVETVP encoded by the coding sequence ATGCTCGAGCCAAATCAGATCGTCTTCTTCGATACCACCCTCCGCGATGGCGAGCAGTCCCCCGGCTGCACCATGCACCATGACGAGAAGCTCCGGCTGGCGCATCAGCTCCGCGACCTCGGCGTCGACATCATCGAGGCCGGCTTCGCCATCGCCTCCGAAGGCGACTTCCACGCCGTGCAGACCATCGCCCGCGAGGTCAAAGGCACCCGCATCGCCTCGCTCGCCCGCTGCAAGCGCGAGGACATCGAAGCCGCCGGTCGCGCCGTCCAGCCCGCCGCCAGCAATCGCGTCCACGTCTTTCTCGCCTCGTCCGACCTACACCTCGAAGCGAAGCTCAAAATCACCCGCGAGCAGGCGCTCGACCAGACCGCCGAGTCCGTCCGCTTCGCCCGCACCTTCGTCGATGACGTCGAGTTCTCCACGGAAGACGGCACCCGCACCGACCCCGAGTTCCTCGTCAAGATGATCACCGTTGCTGTGCAGGCCGGAGCCTCCACCATCAACATCCCCGACACCGTCGGCTACACCACGCCCGCCGAGTACGAAGCCATCTTCCGCATGGTCAAACAGCGCGTTCCGGGAATCGAGAACGTCGTCCTCTCCGCGCACTGCCACGACGACCTCGGAATGGCCGTCGCCAACTCGCTTGCAGCCATCCAGGGCGGAGCCCGCCAGGTCGAGTGCACCATCACTGGCATCGGCGAGCGCGCCGGCAACGCCGCACTCGAAGAGATCGCCGCAGCCATCATGGTCCGTCGCGACCGCTTCCCTTACACGCACCACATCAAGATGGACCAGCTCTACCCCACCAGCAAGTTGCTGGCGGAGTTCATCAGCTTCGGCGTATCGCCCAACAAGGCCGTTGTCGGAGCCAATGCTTTCGCCCACGAATCGGGCATCCATCAGCACGGCGTCCTCGCCAACCCGCTCACCTACGAGATCATGACGCCCGAATCCGTCGGAGTCGCGCACACCAATCTCGTCCTGGGCAAGCACTCCGGCCGCCGCGCCCTCGCAGACCGCCTCGAAAAATTAGGCTACGGCCTCACGCGCGAACAGTTGGACGACGTCTATCACCGCTTCACCGAACTCGCCGACCGCAAGAAAGCCATCTACGACCAGGACATCCTCGGCCTGCTTCAGCCGAACAAATCAATCCCGGTCGAAACTGTTCCCTAA
- a CDS encoding LysR family transcriptional regulator, producing the protein MDLVQMETFLAVAEERSFSRAAARLHRTQPAVSQAIAKLEGELGEVLFERTSRDGTLTDAGEVLKDYAAKLLNLRGEASEALAELRSLHRGRLNLAANEYTCLYLLRVLDEFRRHNPRIKLAVQRALASRISDEILMHSVEIGVLSFRPDDAQLKSTVVYRDELAFVVNPRHPLAREEKVSIKQLGAQNFIAHNVASPQRQKVIQTFRKHKTPLQMGVELPSLEAIKRFVEMGNGVALVPGLTVRPELESGALVRVKVPELQIERRLRLVYRRQASLSHAALAFLKIVEAYSARHGDPYCFLPERGA; encoded by the coding sequence TTGGATCTGGTCCAAATGGAGACGTTTCTGGCGGTCGCCGAGGAACGAAGCTTCTCGCGCGCCGCGGCACGCCTCCATCGTACTCAGCCTGCGGTAAGTCAGGCAATCGCGAAGCTCGAGGGTGAGCTGGGCGAGGTGCTGTTTGAGCGGACATCGCGGGATGGGACGCTTACGGATGCAGGCGAAGTTCTGAAGGATTATGCCGCTAAGTTACTGAATCTGCGCGGCGAGGCGTCCGAGGCTCTGGCAGAGTTGCGATCGCTGCACCGGGGGCGTCTGAACCTGGCGGCGAACGAGTACACATGCCTGTATCTGCTGCGCGTCCTCGATGAGTTTCGGCGGCACAACCCGAGGATCAAGCTGGCGGTGCAGCGGGCTCTGGCGAGCAGGATCTCGGACGAGATATTGATGCACTCGGTTGAGATCGGTGTGCTTTCGTTCCGGCCGGATGATGCGCAGCTCAAGTCGACGGTGGTGTACCGGGACGAGCTGGCATTTGTGGTTAATCCGCGGCATCCGCTGGCGCGGGAGGAGAAGGTCTCGATCAAGCAGCTTGGGGCGCAGAACTTTATTGCGCATAACGTCGCTTCGCCGCAGAGGCAGAAGGTGATTCAGACGTTTCGGAAGCATAAGACGCCGCTGCAGATGGGAGTGGAGCTGCCTTCGCTGGAGGCCATCAAGCGGTTTGTGGAGATGGGCAACGGCGTGGCGCTGGTTCCGGGCCTGACGGTGCGGCCGGAGCTGGAGAGCGGCGCGCTGGTGCGGGTAAAGGTGCCTGAACTGCAGATCGAGCGCAGGCTGCGGCTGGTCTACCGGAGGCAGGCCAGCTTGTCTCATGCGGCGCTGGCCTTTCTGAAGATTGTTGAAGCTTACTCAGCGCGACATGGCGATCCCTACTGTTTCTTGCCGGAGCGGGGGGCCTAG
- a CDS encoding Spy/CpxP family protein refolding chaperone: MMKTLFRKSGSWTAALALVFSLLCAMPLMAQDTAPPPGLPQAGHRGGPGMGEHNLKFLTEQLNLTPDQVSQVKAIDDNTMSQMKALRDDTSLSPADRHAKMMDLHKASQDKIRALLTDDQKTKYDALRAEMKAKAQERMQNRNGGGAPPPPPPPQ, from the coding sequence ATGATGAAGACTCTGTTTCGCAAATCAGGCTCATGGACGGCGGCACTGGCGCTCGTTTTCAGTCTGCTGTGCGCAATGCCGTTGATGGCGCAGGATACGGCTCCACCTCCGGGACTCCCGCAGGCCGGGCATCGTGGCGGCCCAGGGATGGGAGAACACAATCTGAAGTTCCTGACCGAGCAATTGAACCTGACACCGGATCAGGTGAGCCAGGTGAAGGCGATCGACGACAACACGATGAGCCAGATGAAGGCTCTTCGGGACGACACGTCGCTCTCCCCTGCCGACAGGCACGCGAAGATGATGGACCTCCACAAAGCATCGCAGGACAAGATCCGCGCGCTGCTGACGGATGATCAGAAGACCAAGTACGACGCGCTCCGAGCCGAGATGAAGGCCAAGGCACAGGAGCGGATGCAGAACCGTAACGGCGGAGGAGCGCCACCACCACCGCCTCCTCCGCAGTAG
- a CDS encoding outer membrane protein has translation MKKTMLLGALLLVAAAGFAQESRQDVSVSAIGVFAPHVDGNAVHLSTTSTLGFLGSYRYMLTPRSALEVNYSFAENSYKYRTSFLPNGRVHARQQEITGAYVFNMNFRNFNPFLEAGVGGLIFSPIRDEGTNLLDTKQNTNIGALFGGGVAYELSPSWDIRAEYRGFIVKAPDFGLTNFKTNRYELVSLPAIGVAYHF, from the coding sequence ATGAAGAAGACGATGTTGTTGGGCGCGCTACTGCTCGTAGCGGCTGCCGGGTTTGCGCAGGAGAGTCGGCAGGACGTGAGCGTAAGCGCCATTGGCGTATTCGCGCCGCATGTAGATGGCAACGCAGTGCACTTGAGTACGACCAGCACGCTGGGCTTCCTTGGGAGCTATCGCTATATGCTCACCCCTCGCAGCGCGCTGGAGGTGAACTATTCGTTTGCGGAGAACTCCTACAAGTACCGGACCAGCTTTCTTCCGAATGGCCGGGTGCACGCCCGCCAGCAGGAGATTACCGGAGCCTATGTCTTCAACATGAACTTCAGGAACTTCAACCCGTTTCTGGAAGCCGGCGTGGGCGGCCTGATCTTTTCGCCGATCCGCGATGAGGGCACGAACCTGCTCGACACCAAGCAGAACACGAACATCGGCGCGTTATTCGGCGGCGGTGTGGCCTATGAACTTAGCCCAAGCTGGGACATCCGCGCCGAGTATCGCGGCTTTATCGTGAAGGCTCCGGACTTCGGCCTGACCAACTTCAAGACGAACCGCTATGAGCTTGTGTCGCTACCGGCAATAGGTGTCGCTTACCACTTCTAA
- a CDS encoding penicillin acylase family protein → MMPFDPASPEPILLTRRVADSGAVASPAKLPYRNLRRFGWILLSLLILVVLAFTLIRLWTHQALRGSLPQIDGSLSIAGLSAPVTVQRDSHGVPHIRAASLDDLVLAQGFVTAQDRLFQMDLLRRHAAGELAEILGANLLIHDRTQRTLQLRAAADRVVAALPADQLHYLELYARGVNDSIELQRAHLPLEFRILRYKPAPWTPRDSLLVGLAMFEDLTNTFPVKLSREAIAAHLSPELVDDLYPVGSWRDHPPTQPAVDLTAPQQSIPDIPLDESQTRLTKPATPATNPGDPEPALSLPKGLDSETWDRSATASTSSAHDLLALQQSLRNPVCEGCLAGSNNWVVAGSRTASGKPLLSNDMHLAHSVPGIWYEADLESPASTGEFHAAGVSLPGLPFIVVGHNSHIAWGFTNLGADVQDIYIEQLRGSGQSEQFLASDGSWQPVLHQTEVIHVHNGHDVTLDVAATRHGNTITPILSSLLPSEKRPLSLRWTIYDPATLDTPLLSINSATDWTSFLAAFSTFGGPAQNVVYADDQGHIGYHAVGYIPVRGSLAQPTPLTSVPVAVDTAHEWSGYIPFDKLPQAFDPPNGVLATANARVAPEGYPYPITLDWAAPYRNERIWKVLLGRDHLTPADMLALQTDIYSDLDHDVAQRLAYAIDHSGTKDRRLHQAADLLRNWDGNVTADSPAAPIAIAARNALWALILAPRLTPATSPSSQSGPGEPLWQLYSWGEKSYAGEQIIMHTPDRWLPSTYHNWDELLTAAVARGLASTNAPADLTHWSEGKSHPVEIEHPVFTHVPLHNLLIGLPIGTGVQPQSGDTTTVKQVDRSFGPSERLTADLGNLDNSTLNLVLGESGNPASPWFLDQWPAWYKGTTFPMPFSAEAVRSATTHTLTLTPN, encoded by the coding sequence ATGATGCCCTTCGACCCCGCCTCCCCTGAGCCCATCCTGCTCACCCGCCGCGTCGCAGACAGCGGCGCTGTTGCTTCGCCCGCAAAACTCCCCTACCGCAACCTTCGCCGCTTCGGCTGGATTCTTCTTTCCTTGCTGATCCTCGTTGTCCTCGCCTTCACCCTCATCCGCCTTTGGACCCACCAGGCCCTGCGCGGATCGCTGCCGCAGATCGACGGCAGCCTCTCCATCGCCGGCCTCTCAGCCCCCGTCACCGTGCAGCGCGACAGCCACGGTGTGCCGCACATCCGCGCCGCCTCGCTCGACGACCTCGTCCTTGCCCAAGGCTTCGTCACCGCGCAGGACCGACTCTTTCAGATGGACCTGCTGCGCCGCCACGCCGCCGGTGAACTTGCTGAGATTCTGGGTGCCAATCTGCTCATCCACGACCGCACCCAGCGCACGCTCCAGCTCCGTGCCGCCGCCGACCGCGTCGTCGCCGCGCTTCCGGCCGATCAGCTCCACTACCTTGAGCTCTACGCTCGCGGCGTCAACGACTCCATCGAGCTCCAGCGCGCGCACCTTCCCCTCGAGTTCCGCATCCTCCGCTACAAGCCCGCGCCGTGGACTCCGCGCGACTCCCTCCTCGTCGGCCTCGCCATGTTCGAGGACCTCACCAACACCTTTCCCGTCAAGCTCTCGCGCGAGGCCATTGCCGCCCATCTCTCGCCCGAACTCGTCGACGACCTCTACCCCGTAGGCTCCTGGCGCGACCATCCGCCCACCCAGCCCGCCGTCGACCTAACCGCACCCCAGCAGAGCATTCCTGACATCCCGCTCGACGAGTCCCAGACCAGACTTACAAAGCCCGCCACACCTGCCACAAATCCGGGGGACCCGGAGCCTGCCCTGAGCCTGCCGAAGGGTCTCGATTCTGAGACCTGGGATCGGAGCGCCACAGCGTCCACAAGCTCTGCCCACGACCTCCTCGCCCTCCAGCAATCCCTCCGGAACCCTGTCTGTGAAGGATGTCTCGCTGGCTCCAACAACTGGGTCGTCGCCGGCTCGCGCACTGCCTCGGGCAAGCCGCTGCTCTCGAACGACATGCACCTGGCCCACAGCGTTCCCGGCATCTGGTACGAGGCCGACCTCGAATCTCCCGCCTCCACAGGAGAGTTTCACGCTGCCGGCGTCTCTCTTCCGGGGCTTCCCTTCATCGTCGTCGGCCACAACTCCCACATCGCCTGGGGATTCACCAATCTCGGCGCCGACGTACAGGACATCTACATCGAGCAGCTCCGCGGCTCCGGCCAGTCCGAGCAGTTCCTCGCCTCCGACGGCTCTTGGCAGCCCGTCCTCCACCAGACTGAGGTCATCCACGTCCATAACGGGCACGATGTCACCCTCGACGTCGCAGCCACACGCCACGGCAACACCATCACGCCGATCCTCTCCAGCCTGCTTCCCAGCGAAAAGCGCCCCCTCTCGCTCCGCTGGACGATCTACGACCCCGCCACGCTCGACACGCCACTGCTCTCTATCAACTCCGCCACTGACTGGACCTCCTTCCTCGCTGCCTTCTCCACCTTCGGCGGCCCAGCGCAGAACGTCGTCTACGCCGATGACCAGGGCCACATCGGCTATCACGCCGTCGGCTACATCCCCGTGCGCGGCAGCCTCGCGCAGCCCACCCCCCTCACATCGGTCCCTGTCGCGGTGGACACCGCCCACGAGTGGTCCGGCTACATCCCGTTCGACAAGCTTCCTCAGGCCTTCGATCCGCCGAACGGCGTCCTCGCCACCGCCAACGCCCGCGTCGCACCCGAGGGCTACCCCTACCCCATCACCCTCGACTGGGCCGCGCCCTATCGCAACGAGCGCATCTGGAAGGTCCTTCTCGGCCGCGACCATCTCACGCCGGCCGACATGCTCGCACTCCAGACCGACATCTACTCCGACCTCGACCATGACGTCGCCCAGCGGCTCGCCTACGCGATCGACCACTCCGGCACAAAGGACCGCCGCCTCCACCAGGCAGCTGACCTCCTGCGCAACTGGGACGGCAACGTCACTGCAGACTCACCCGCCGCCCCCATCGCTATCGCCGCACGCAACGCCCTCTGGGCCCTCATCCTTGCGCCCCGGCTTACTCCAGCCACAAGCCCGAGCTCGCAAAGCGGCCCCGGCGAGCCCCTCTGGCAGCTCTACTCCTGGGGCGAGAAGTCTTACGCTGGCGAGCAGATCATCATGCACACCCCCGACCGCTGGCTCCCCTCCACCTACCACAACTGGGACGAGTTGCTAACCGCCGCCGTCGCGCGAGGCCTCGCCAGCACCAATGCTCCCGCCGATCTCACCCACTGGAGCGAGGGCAAGTCCCATCCCGTCGAGATCGAACACCCCGTCTTCACCCATGTCCCTCTGCACAACCTGCTGATCGGCCTGCCCATCGGCACCGGCGTTCAACCCCAGAGCGGCGATACCACCACCGTCAAGCAGGTCGACCGCTCCTTCGGCCCCTCGGAGCGCCTCACCGCCGATCTCGGTAACCTCGACAACTCCACCCTCAATCTCGTCCTCGGTGAGTCCGGCAATCCGGCCAGCCCATGGTTCCTCGACCAGTGGCCCGCCTGGTACAAGGGAACAACCTTCCCGATGCCCTTCAGCGCCGAGGCCGTCCGCTCCGCAACCACTCACACCCTGACCCTGACTCCCAACTAA
- a CDS encoding Na+/H+ antiporter, with translation MVASAESLHALERVVLVLLVMVAAFAVIAHRLKVPYPIVLVLAGLVLSFSQHVPHIPLDPNLVFAIFLPPLLYGSAWTVSWREFRQNAFVLALLAVGLVGFTVWGVAEFSDRFITALDWKAGFLLGAVVSTTDAIAATSVAHALGLPRRVVDILEGESLLNDATGLLALEIGLSLLARGDLPTVGEGLARLTYLIVAGLVVGLLLGVVVGWLERYIDNGPVEVVLSLIVPYAAYLAGEEAKASGVLAVVACGLYMSRRSATFFSPGVRIQVKGAWEAMTFVLNGIVFALIGLQMPYVLAGIRGDYSILTLVRYGAVFSAMLIALRMVWVLPALKLANFIGRLQGLKKATSGRESLVIGWTGMRGVLALAAAVSVPEMINDKPFGPRNLIVFVTFSVILVTLVLQGLTLPSVIRALGLAGQTGMGPEERNARKVALEEALEYLRSKRHEAGEVHSHAFEDVIDRYRRRLEALGEDEARKESAVETTQTVIRLSKGALRRQRSAMIRMRNEGRISDDVLRTVERELDLEESRYLLRKS, from the coding sequence GTGGTCGCTTCAGCGGAGAGCCTGCATGCATTGGAACGTGTCGTGCTGGTTCTGCTGGTGATGGTGGCGGCGTTTGCAGTAATCGCACACCGGCTGAAGGTGCCGTATCCGATCGTTCTGGTGCTGGCGGGGCTGGTGCTGAGCTTCTCTCAGCATGTGCCGCACATTCCGTTGGATCCGAATCTGGTGTTTGCGATCTTTCTGCCGCCGCTATTGTATGGATCGGCGTGGACGGTCTCGTGGCGGGAGTTTCGCCAGAATGCGTTTGTGCTGGCTCTGCTGGCGGTTGGATTGGTGGGCTTCACGGTATGGGGCGTTGCCGAGTTCTCGGACCGCTTCATCACGGCGCTGGACTGGAAGGCGGGATTTCTGCTGGGGGCGGTGGTCTCGACGACAGATGCGATCGCGGCGACTTCGGTGGCGCACGCGCTAGGTCTGCCGCGGCGCGTTGTGGACATCCTCGAAGGGGAGAGCCTGCTGAACGACGCGACGGGACTGCTCGCCCTTGAGATCGGGCTGAGTCTGCTGGCGCGCGGAGATCTGCCGACGGTCGGTGAGGGGCTGGCGCGGCTGACGTACCTGATTGTCGCCGGATTAGTGGTCGGCCTGCTGCTGGGGGTGGTGGTTGGGTGGCTCGAGCGCTACATCGACAATGGGCCTGTAGAGGTGGTCTTGAGCCTGATCGTTCCTTACGCGGCGTATCTGGCGGGTGAGGAGGCGAAGGCATCGGGGGTGCTAGCTGTGGTGGCGTGCGGGCTGTATATGAGCCGTCGGAGCGCGACGTTCTTCTCGCCGGGGGTGAGGATTCAGGTGAAGGGCGCGTGGGAGGCGATGACATTTGTGCTGAACGGCATCGTGTTTGCGCTGATCGGGTTGCAAATGCCGTATGTGCTGGCGGGAATTCGCGGCGACTATAGCATTCTGACGCTGGTAAGGTACGGCGCTGTCTTCAGCGCAATGTTGATTGCGCTGCGGATGGTGTGGGTGTTGCCTGCGTTGAAACTGGCGAACTTTATTGGGCGCCTACAGGGACTTAAGAAGGCAACGAGCGGACGCGAGTCTCTGGTGATCGGCTGGACTGGTATGCGCGGCGTGCTGGCTCTGGCGGCGGCGGTGTCGGTTCCGGAGATGATCAACGACAAGCCGTTCGGGCCGCGGAACCTGATCGTGTTTGTGACGTTCTCGGTGATTCTGGTGACGCTGGTTCTGCAGGGGCTGACGCTGCCTTCAGTGATTCGCGCGCTAGGCCTGGCGGGACAGACGGGCATGGGGCCGGAGGAGCGGAACGCACGAAAGGTGGCCCTCGAAGAGGCGCTCGAGTATCTGAGGAGCAAGAGACACGAGGCAGGTGAGGTTCACTCGCACGCATTTGAAGATGTGATCGACCGGTATCGGCGCCGGTTGGAAGCGCTGGGCGAGGACGAGGCACGCAAGGAGAGCGCAGTGGAGACAACGCAGACTGTGATTCGGCTATCCAAGGGGGCGCTGCGGCGGCAGCGAAGCGCGATGATCCGGATGCGGAACGAGGGGCGGATCAGCGATGACGTGCTTCGGACAGTGGAGCGGGAGTTGGATCTGGAAGAGAGCCGCTATCTGTTGAGGAAGAGCTAG
- a CDS encoding CPBP family intramembrane glutamic endopeptidase, which translates to MDPTNAPLTPPNHATRHRPSLFFGPDGLRASWSLLIAVLLFLAIVPTVNWLALRTHLLSSSSDPTPARIFVGESIAFFCVALVTWIMAKIERRPVLIYGLGGRHKLRHLLAGLVWGVIFLSLLVFLLIKSSLLVIDGRLLFGRDVLRYALAWAPGFLAIGFFEEYLFRGYLQYTLSRGLAGLARSLSARVKPQTVGFWAAAALVSFGFGAMHGRNPGESPVGLVCAGLVSLVFCLSLWRTGSLWWAIGAHAAWDWAQSFLYGVADSGVIVRFHLLATHPAGRPLLSGGATGPEGSVFALPVLVLLCGVIVVTLPRGPHSYAASLPHASSSSTDSGSLPDPTPAPLSEARHR; encoded by the coding sequence TTGGATCCGACTAACGCACCGCTCACCCCGCCGAACCACGCCACCCGTCACCGGCCTTCCCTCTTCTTCGGCCCTGACGGACTCCGTGCAAGTTGGAGCCTCCTCATCGCAGTCCTGCTCTTCCTGGCGATCGTTCCCACAGTCAACTGGCTCGCCCTCCGGACTCATCTGCTGTCGTCGAGCAGCGACCCCACTCCCGCCCGCATCTTCGTAGGCGAGTCCATCGCCTTTTTCTGCGTCGCATTGGTCACCTGGATCATGGCGAAGATCGAGCGCCGCCCCGTCTTGATCTACGGCCTTGGCGGCCGTCACAAGCTTCGTCATCTGCTCGCCGGACTCGTCTGGGGAGTCATCTTCCTATCGCTGCTCGTCTTCCTGCTCATCAAGAGCAGTCTGCTGGTCATCGACGGCCGTCTCCTCTTCGGAAGAGACGTTCTACGTTACGCCCTCGCGTGGGCGCCCGGTTTCCTGGCCATCGGCTTCTTCGAGGAGTACCTCTTCCGTGGCTACCTGCAGTACACCCTCAGCCGTGGCCTCGCCGGACTCGCCCGCAGCCTCTCCGCTCGCGTCAAGCCGCAGACCGTCGGCTTCTGGGCCGCCGCCGCTCTCGTCTCCTTCGGCTTCGGAGCTATGCACGGCCGGAACCCCGGAGAGAGCCCCGTAGGGCTCGTCTGCGCAGGCCTCGTATCTCTCGTCTTCTGCCTGAGCCTCTGGCGCACCGGGTCGCTCTGGTGGGCCATCGGTGCACACGCTGCATGGGACTGGGCCCAGTCCTTCCTCTACGGCGTCGCCGACAGCGGAGTCATCGTGCGCTTCCACTTGCTCGCCACTCATCCTGCAGGCAGGCCGTTGCTCAGCGGCGGAGCGACCGGCCCTGAAGGCAGTGTCTTTGCCCTGCCTGTCCTGGTGCTGCTCTGCGGCGTCATCGTCGTTACTTTGCCGCGCGGCCCACACAGTTACGCCGCCAGCCTGCCGCACGCTAGCTCTTCCTCAACAGATAGCGGCTCTCTTCCAGATCCAACTCCCGCTCCACTGTCCGAAGCACGTCATCGCTGA
- a CDS encoding phosphoesterase yields MECKVFFHNKCFDGACSASVFTRFHRECVKTASKFSYHGLVHRAGALFDEREFLGVANGDENAIVDFKYSASPNVIWWFDHHLSAFLTPADQADFERGQADGSTAMRKFFDPGYPSCTSFIAHIGKTKFGFNVEPLAELTKWADIVDSARYESAKAAVEMAEPAMKLTMVIESATDDGLIPKLIPLLTEMPLAEVLAQPFVHELLGPLMERHWAGLELIRSRASLNRGVITFDITDQPTEGYNKFIPYYLFPEGTYNVGLSKSSFRTKVAVGTNPWTKVPAEKLANVAVICERYGGGGHARVGAISFPPDREDEARKAAAEIAAELQGLSN; encoded by the coding sequence TTGGAGTGCAAGGTTTTCTTTCATAACAAGTGTTTTGACGGCGCGTGTTCAGCTTCTGTATTTACGCGGTTTCACCGTGAGTGCGTGAAGACGGCCTCGAAGTTTTCATACCACGGGCTTGTGCATCGCGCGGGAGCGCTGTTCGACGAGCGTGAGTTTCTTGGCGTTGCGAACGGCGACGAGAACGCAATCGTGGACTTCAAGTACTCGGCCTCGCCGAATGTGATCTGGTGGTTTGACCATCATCTCAGCGCGTTTCTGACGCCTGCGGACCAGGCGGACTTTGAGCGCGGGCAGGCAGATGGCTCCACCGCGATGCGGAAGTTCTTCGACCCTGGCTATCCCTCGTGCACGAGCTTTATCGCGCACATCGGGAAGACGAAGTTCGGCTTCAATGTGGAGCCGCTGGCGGAGTTAACCAAGTGGGCTGACATCGTGGACAGCGCGAGGTATGAGAGCGCAAAGGCTGCCGTGGAGATGGCGGAGCCGGCGATGAAGCTGACGATGGTGATTGAGAGCGCCACGGATGACGGCCTGATCCCGAAGCTGATTCCGCTGCTGACGGAGATGCCGCTAGCTGAGGTGCTGGCCCAGCCGTTTGTGCATGAGCTGCTGGGGCCGCTGATGGAGCGTCACTGGGCTGGGCTGGAACTGATCCGGTCGCGCGCGTCGCTGAACAGGGGAGTGATCACGTTCGATATCACCGACCAGCCGACGGAGGGGTACAACAAGTTCATCCCGTACTACCTGTTCCCGGAGGGGACGTACAACGTGGGCCTGAGCAAGTCGAGCTTCCGGACCAAGGTGGCAGTGGGGACGAACCCGTGGACGAAGGTTCCTGCGGAGAAGCTGGCGAACGTGGCGGTGATCTGCGAGCGGTACGGCGGCGGCGGACATGCGCGCGTCGGAGCCATCAGCTTTCCACCGGACCGCGAAGATGAGGCGCGCAAGGCAGCAGCCGAGATAGCGGCGGAGTTGCAGGGCCTGAGCAACTGA